A single region of the Cyanobacteria bacterium FACHB-DQ100 genome encodes:
- a CDS encoding Hsp20/alpha crystallin family protein gives MTSTRLQPWQEMELARRQFNQLFNELMPTREATWTPAIEFNSSDDAFTVRVQLPGIKAEDVEVQVGRDAISISGERKFEQTDTKGFRSEFRYGKFHRVITLPAAVQNDQVKAEFVDGILTLTLPRYQAVKPAVVKLNLTGTTKAAIAPQAEAETADVWNS, from the coding sequence ATGACTTCTACTCGTTTGCAACCTTGGCAAGAAATGGAACTAGCTCGTCGTCAATTCAATCAACTCTTCAACGAATTGATGCCAACTCGCGAAGCAACCTGGACACCTGCGATCGAGTTCAATAGCAGCGATGATGCCTTCACCGTTCGCGTTCAACTCCCTGGTATCAAGGCAGAAGATGTTGAAGTGCAAGTCGGACGCGATGCGATCTCGATTTCCGGTGAGCGCAAGTTTGAGCAAACCGACACGAAAGGATTCCGCTCTGAGTTCCGCTACGGCAAGTTCCACCGCGTGATCACGCTACCTGCTGCTGTGCAGAACGATCAAGTCAAAGCTGAATTCGTTGACGGTATTCTGACGCTGACGCTGCCACGCTACCAAGCGGTGAAGCCTGCGGTGGTGAAGCTGAACTTGACTGGTACAACCAAAGCTGCGATCGCACCCCAAGCTGAAGCGGAAACCGCAGACGTTTGGAATAGCTAG
- the trxB gene encoding thioredoxin-disulfide reductase — protein sequence MANPTVENLVIIGSGPAGYTAAIYAGRANLKPLVFEGFQAGGIPGGQLMTTTEVENFPGFPQGITGPQLMTQMKAQAERWGAELVTEDVLSVDFSQRPFTIRSETQEVKAHSVVIATGATAKRLGLPNEHEFWSRGISACAICDGATPIFRGVPLVVIGGGDTAAEEAIYLTKYGDHVHLLVRGEAMRASKAMQDRVLSNPRITVHWNSEAIDVVGDVKHMTGVRIRNRKTNEESTIDAKGLFYAIGHTPNTALFKGQLELDEIGYIQTKHGGVETSLEGVFAAGDVQDHEFRQAITAAGTGCMAAMLAERWLSVNGLVQEFPRIQADVPNEENTAHAPIETEVIEFSLESTRHRGGLALRKLYHESDRPILVKYVSPTCGPCHTLKPILNKVVDEFDGKIHFVEINIEEDQDIAEAAGVIGTPTVHIFKNKDKIAELKGVKQKSQYREVLSAHL from the coding sequence ATGGCAAACCCAACTGTCGAAAATTTAGTGATCATTGGGTCGGGTCCCGCTGGCTATACGGCAGCAATCTATGCAGGACGCGCCAACCTCAAGCCGCTTGTATTTGAAGGATTTCAGGCAGGAGGAATTCCCGGCGGACAACTCATGACCACGACCGAAGTTGAAAATTTTCCTGGTTTTCCACAAGGCATCACGGGGCCTCAGTTAATGACGCAGATGAAAGCGCAAGCTGAGCGTTGGGGTGCAGAGCTGGTGACAGAAGATGTGCTGTCGGTTGATTTTTCGCAGCGTCCATTTACGATTCGCTCTGAAACTCAAGAAGTTAAAGCACATAGCGTTGTCATTGCGACCGGAGCGACAGCAAAACGGTTGGGTTTACCGAATGAGCATGAATTCTGGAGCCGTGGCATTTCCGCCTGTGCGATTTGCGATGGTGCAACTCCGATTTTCCGGGGTGTGCCGCTGGTTGTAATTGGCGGTGGAGATACAGCCGCCGAAGAAGCAATCTATCTCACCAAGTACGGCGATCATGTGCATCTGCTGGTGCGGGGCGAAGCGATGAGAGCCTCGAAAGCGATGCAAGACCGCGTTTTGAGCAATCCTCGTATCACCGTTCACTGGAATTCTGAAGCGATCGATGTCGTCGGTGATGTCAAACATATGACCGGGGTGAGAATCCGCAACCGCAAGACCAACGAAGAAAGCACGATCGACGCGAAAGGTTTGTTTTATGCGATCGGGCATACACCGAACACTGCTCTATTCAAAGGTCAACTCGAACTGGATGAGATTGGTTACATCCAGACCAAGCATGGCGGCGTTGAAACCAGTTTAGAAGGTGTGTTTGCCGCAGGTGATGTGCAAGACCACGAATTTCGTCAGGCGATTACCGCAGCCGGAACCGGATGTATGGCGGCAATGCTGGCGGAACGTTGGCTCTCGGTGAATGGATTGGTGCAAGAGTTCCCTCGGATTCAAGCAGACGTGCCGAACGAAGAGAATACCGCTCACGCTCCCATAGAAACCGAAGTTATTGAGTTTAGCCTAGAATCGACGCGGCATCGGGGCGGTTTGGCGTTGCGGAAGCTGTATCACGAGAGCGATCGACCAATTTTGGTCAAATATGTCTCTCCGACTTGCGGGCCTTGCCACACGCTGAAGCCAATTCTCAACAAAGTTGTGGATGAGTTCGACGGTAAGATCCACTTCGTTGAAATTAACATTGAAGAAGATCAAGACATTGCCGAGGCAGCAGGGGTCATTGGAACGCCGACTGTGCATATCTTCAAGAACAAAGACAAGATTGCAGAACTCAAAGGCGTGAAGCAAAAGAGCCAGTATCGAGAAGTGCTCTCGGCTCATCTCTAA
- a CDS encoding DUF760 domain-containing protein: MAFNPDSANFLHTDAEASDANALLRYLQHQPPEVLERVARSASPQVKQIVSHNVQGLVGVLPGDGFNVKITTDRENLAGLLASAMLTGYFLRQMEQRMELENNIGDL; this comes from the coding sequence ATGGCATTTAATCCTGACAGTGCTAATTTTCTTCATACCGATGCTGAGGCAAGCGACGCAAACGCGCTGCTGCGTTACCTTCAGCATCAACCACCCGAAGTCCTAGAGCGGGTGGCACGATCGGCTAGTCCTCAAGTCAAGCAGATTGTCTCCCACAACGTGCAGGGGTTGGTCGGTGTTCTCCCCGGAGACGGCTTCAACGTCAAAATTACCACTGATCGCGAAAATCTTGCAGGACTACTCGCTTCCGCAATGCTGACCGGCTATTTCCTGCGTCAGATGGAGCAGCGGATGGAACTCGAAAACAATATTGGGGATCTCTAA
- a CDS encoding DUF2358 domain-containing protein, with amino-acid sequence MIAQNRVDEIIHTLKQDLPTLFEKDITYDIYSSDIFFKDPVNTFKWKFNYRIIFWTLRFHGKLFFTELFFDLHQVYPKDESTILADWTVRGTLRVPWKARLLFNGTSTYSLNADGLIYRHIDTWDRPPNEILKQFFQKG; translated from the coding sequence ATGATTGCTCAAAACCGAGTTGACGAAATCATTCACACGCTCAAGCAAGATCTACCCACTTTGTTTGAGAAGGATATTACCTACGACATCTATAGTTCAGATATCTTCTTCAAAGATCCGGTCAATACCTTTAAGTGGAAGTTTAACTATCGCATTATCTTTTGGACATTGCGCTTTCACGGCAAACTGTTTTTCACTGAGCTATTTTTCGATCTGCATCAGGTCTACCCCAAAGATGAATCGACTATCTTGGCGGATTGGACAGTTCGCGGAACGCTGAGAGTCCCTTGGAAGGCGCGACTTTTGTTTAACGGCACTTCCACTTACAGCCTTAACGCAGATGGACTGATTTATAGGCATATCGACACTTGGGATCGACCTCCCAATGAAATTCTGAAACAGTTCTTTCAGAAGGGATAA